GCAGTCTTCTTCTTCTCTCAATCAAAAGTGGCTTTCTCATTTGTTTACAACCTAAAATTTTGGGCCAAAATGTCCTTAGAAGTTTTTCTTATTGGTGTTGGACAAAAACCACCCCTGTAGTCAATTTTCTCCTCACTAGGcagtggtatcgcgatatccagtttttggtatcgcgatatccaaaATAGTATTGAAATTCGAAGTCATAAAGGTCTCACTATCGCGATACCTAGGCTCTAGTATCGCGACATCACTGGAGTTAGGCCCAATTTTCTTCACTTCAGCACTGTTAGGGGTATCACGACTTCCATGCCTCAGTGTCGCGATACCCCACCTTTGAATGATGATTTCTTCAAGTTTGGATCATTATCGACTTTCTACACTCAATCATATTGTTAGGTCCCCCATGTTGCGTCTAACCATTTGCTTCTCAAAAGgttataaaaataaacaaaaacgtTTATTAATGCTTAGAACTAAAAAttgacaaaaacatataaaagataCTTAAATTGCTTAAGAATAAGCTTATCAATTGTATTGGAGAACctaatttgacgtatcaaattacGATAGATCAAGAACTCCTTTGGGTCTTAAAATCTCGAGCAAATTAGATAATTCAATGGGAATGTAACAGTCGTTTATTCCATTTATCTACTCTAGTTCAAAGAACTGTTAACAGAATTGAAGGGCTAATTATTTCGAACTATTTTTTTAAACTGTTCACTACCTTTGGGGTTTCCTCCTCTTTTCAAATCATTGGCGGAGACAATGTTTGGCCATAGATATTTGAGTTTGACAAACTTTTAACATGTATGGAAATTTCTGATATTGAGATTGCTAAGGTGGTTTGGTCTTTCAAACCAACTAAAGCTCTTGAATCAGATGGCTTACACCTTCTTTTTTACCAATGTTGTTGGAGTGAGGTAGAACAGAAAGAGCTACGTCTTATTCGCGACGTCaatctaaaattttagaatttttaaattttggccCTATTTTGACATCGGGTTAgaaaaagagctttcataagcttgaaTAAGACCCGAAAATGATTATGTATCGCTCTATATACTCATTTTtaagggtgagcaaaattcgattcgattcaaaaaaataaaaaaaaattcaaattttgagttaattgaatcgagttattcgagtcaactcgaataagaaATTTTGGATTTCGAGTTCGAGCTGAGTTGAatttttacaattcgaataactcgaataattcgaataacagattagTATAAATACCATTTTGGACcctgtaaattttgaaaatgggCAAATTGGTCTAtctcttaacaaaaattacaaaataatcaaagtaattttcaaaatttgaaaatattttttaaaattcaaaatatttatagaaattctaaaaaaattataaattaaaaaaaactaaaaaatatataaaaattttaataaaataataattttggtatctaaataagtgattaatgatttaagtttatcataataaaatatatatattttttattttgctttaaacaagttttcaaatatatatattgtttcaaatttttGTGTTCTAACATGGAAATAGTTATATTgtacaagattttaatttaacattattaatttttctaatttaactcaaacagtttcactcgattcaatcaaatgctcacccctaattcaAGTTAtcaaaaaaatccaaataaaaaggGCAAAACTacattgttttgataaatatttaccttttctaaagttaaaagtcaaaactatcAAGTTAAAAGGCAAATCTATGTTGTTCTGATAAATGATTACCCATTAGTCTTACTTTCCTTCCCGAATCGCCCCACTCTCCcttttttccttttctcaaaATTAATCTAAAAGATTGTATTTCGTCtactagtaaaataatcggtctATGTAAACGgaacattaagtataaataataagattcgttaattcgactcgacttgactcaaatttttttgactcgattcgaaaaaaattcaaattgagttcggttgctaaaataggattcgtcaactcaactaactcaaaattttttgacttgattTGACTCGACtcaatcgaatactcacccctactcATTTTAGTTATATGTGAGTGTTtaacgatttgtaaatgaatGTAGTTCGACCGTAATTGCTTTGGCAATAAATATGGCACCTCGTAACTCAGACTTGACAATCAGGTTGGGTAACGCGGTGTTGCACCTCTTAAGTACTGCCATACCATCTATTTCGTCGGTTATGGATTCTATTTGTTGGGGTCCCTCTAAATCTGGAGACTTTTCTTTAGGTAGAGCCTACTCTTTCATTCTCTCCCGTAGTGATCCCGATATTGTCACATCAAAGTTTCTGGATGACATGGAAAGTTCGCCTCCCAccaaagtttttttctttttcatggaaATTTGGGTTGAAAGCTCTCCCCACCAAGTCTCGCATGTTTCGTCAAGGTATGAATTGTGTTTATCTTTACCCCTTCTGttctaataaaaaaaactatagacCACCTCGTACGGGATTGTTACACCACTTGAAATTTATTGACTGATGTCTTCCACCTTTGTCGTTTCAATCCATTGCATCTGTTAATTAGGAGGAATGGCTTTTGACTAATATCACGTCCAAAAATTGGATTCAACACCCACAGATTCCCTGGTATATTATATTTTCCTTTACCTTATGGGAAATTTAGTTGTGCCACAATGCTCTAGTGTTCTCGAAGAATAGGCCTCTAAGAGGTTTCTTGCAGCGTATTCTGACtaattttggggaattttttGCTTTTTCGGTCACTGTGAGAAAATTTAGCATTCCATACACCATCCCAATTGCATGGAAATCTCCTCTGCAAGGTTGGGTTAAGCTGAATATAGACAGTTCTTCTACAGGTAATTCGGGAAAGGCAGATGTTGGTGCTATTATCTGCGATCATCATGGTGGGTGGTTGATCGGTTCTTTTCATCACATTCCTAAAGCAATGAGTGTAGAGGTTGAATTGTGAGCTCTAAGAGACGGTCTAGCTTATATGGGGAGTAGTTTACAACTGAGTCATTCTCAAAAAGTATTTTCTCTTGATGACTTATTTTGTGTGTGCTGATCCtcctatatatttatttcatttacttatagATGATACCTACGAGCATATTATGTATCGAATCTTATTTTAATTGCTAAATgatatttattctttttcaaactaaaaaaattaaataataaaataaaagtttaaatattaaaatgaaaaaaataaatatacttgAGGGCCCTTtgaggaaaaataatttaaacgTTTATCTAATGGTCTATAGgataaagtaaaaatataaatcttGGGTAGTCAAGTAGAAGTGATAAAATCAGATATGGAAATCAAAATTCATTGGTccaattatatgctaaccttaaCCCAATAGCCGTGATAAATCAAAAGGATAAAACAACTCAATAAATTTCCACGGCTActactaatttacaaaatttggcTCACACAACTTCTTCTCTGTAAAATAAGCTTATATTTACATTTCCCTCTTGAAAATAACTATTGGGAAAAACATTGTAAAGAATTATTACTGAATGCTATAATACATTGTAATCGATGAGATGCCAACAAGTatgaacaattttattttattaaaaaaaattgtttgcaaCATGGGAAAGAGAAATTGTGCACTAATCAACAAGAACTAACAACAAAATGAAAAATccaaaatatatattgaaaaagaaaagaaataacgTATACATTACATTTTTCTATACCCTATACAATCAAATCACCCAATTTGCAAACATATTACCTCCCTAAAAAAATAACGacacaactttaaaaaaaaaacaaccataacaaaagtaataaaataaaataaacaacaaaCCTTTTTCTTCTCCATTGTTTCTCTTTCTCAAAATATTCTCGTCGATCAGAAAGTCCATTTCCAGATCTTGAGTCTCAAATCAACCTTACATTTTGCATTAGAAGTTGAAGCTGTGGTTGCTGATTTTGCCTTCGGGCCGGTAGCTTTAATCCCTTCACAAACAACCCTTATCCCGACCTTTGGTGTCTTCAATGCTCCCATTTTTGCTTCCACTTTAGTATCGAGCTTTATCTTTAATGGCAGCCCCTTCTTGCTCTTCAAAGCTTTCTTCAACTTGGCAGCTGACGCGTCATCGAGTTCTTGGTTGCTACTAGTTATGGCAGCTTTCAAGAGGGTCGTGTTTTTAGTTCCGTGCACGAAGGAACCGAAGGAACCTTCCCCAATAGCGATGTCGTCGTCTGTGACAAGCGCTACGGTGATTGGGTTGTAACTGTAGACGACTTTCTTGTTTGGGTTTTTGGCTGTGACGTTTAGGTTGATGTTGGTGATCAGCTTGGAAGCTGAGGTTACGTTAAGTGCCGAGATTTTGAGGGAGGAAACTGTGAAAGTCGGACGGTGAGGGCGGTAAAGGACGTACAATATAGCAGAAGCTACGGCGGCTATGAGGATGAGAACGAGGATAGCTATGGTGGTCCAAAGGCAGCAAGAACAGCAAGAGCGGCGGTAGCGGTGGCGTTCGGGTTGTGGACGGTAGACAGGGCGGGAGGCTCCGTATTGTTGTGCTTTAGTGGCTGGAAAAGAAGGGTTGGTTGCGGCGGCGGTGCCATTTGTCGCTTGTTTAGGGTATATCCTATCTGCCATGGTGATGTTGGGGGAGAGAGCTCagcaaagagaagaaaaaggCGTTAATTTGCTTTTGGATTTCGAACTTGAAGGAGAAAATACTGACTGCCCTGTCTTTATACATTTTAAACGTGCTTGTCAGCGCGTATTTTGGGGAGAGTGGGCTAGGGAAGAAAAGGGAATTGTTTTGGACTCAAGCCAACGAGGGAAATAATCTCGTGTTCTCTTTGTTTTGGTCGGGTGACTTTGTGATAAGGGTAATATTGACTAAGGAGAAGGAAGGTGGGAGTGACAGCAATGCCGTAACTAGAACCAACGAAAGGTTATCTCGACGCTCTTGTTTGGGGACGTGGAATTGACATGTAGTGGTAGTTAAggctttcttttttcctttttttcaatttaacaaaatttgatttcagtcctaaataaatttctatttataCTCTTATTTAACTTCTTAATTTGAGctcacattaattttttttttcatatttaaaataaattattatataataatattttgattttttaaatacatGTAATTACAATTGTACTAGTAAAACCTTAATTTTATCACTCAACCAAGTTTCTACTTTAATTCTtttgtacattttaattttattatgcatactttagtacctttattaattttatatataaataatattgttgactgagttggtgtcacaaattAACTCGACACCAGCTTAGGATTGATGATAACACCATGATAAACaaattgtattcatttagtattcttaatatgatTCTTAATGTGtttcaattttgttttacttacaattttatttaattttttattttaatatcgtacacaTTTCATATGTCATTAAGTAGTTTCAAATCATACCTTGCTATTTTAAAACCCCATATGTATTTTAAATGTTGTTTTCTCAATCAAATTtgagtttattaaaaataaaacttatgaGATTACAATGATAAATACCTATTAAAACATCTTACTCATCGCCAAACACCTTAAACTAAATGATAACAAACCTCTACAATAAACCAATTTTCATCACAAAACCATGCCCCGATAGAATGAAAAACCCAACGTATCTAAAATATCTCATAGGATTGCGTAGATTAAAATAAGTCAAACCTGCAATCTCTTGTCATCACTTTTGCAAACTTTCTCTCCATCAATGTCGCCACACAATTGAGCTTAACCCCAAACTCTAATTGTTTTTGCTTGCTTTTTACTTAATTTCCTAGACATACAATCATCCAATTCATCAAAATATTTCCATTTCAAATGCTTGTGTTTTGTGTGATTGAATCTCTAATATCATTTAAAGTCGTCATATTATGAATGATATTTTAGTAGTTGGATAAAAAATGGTGTtcgaatttttaaatatttaagatcaaattttataatgtaatttGATTCTGTTTATAATTAGTCGAAAAAATATTTTCTGTATTTATTTATAGTaaactctaaaaaaaattaaacgttGGGTTGATTTTTAATCATCAGTTGAAATAGGAATTCAAAATGATAGGAATAGAAAAGTGGTGATGGTCAGTATCAAAATTATACTCGTATAATAATTCAGATGAAGCGGAGTTTATGGGATTAGAGCTCGAAAATATAAAATGTAGTAAAGTTTTGTTTGTCCCCACAAGAAATTTATAATGTAGATGGACTGTTACATCCATATCTCCCATGTGAGTTCATTAATTCAACTACATCAAATATGTGTTGTATTTAATGAATTGTGTATCATAATTAGATTGTAAATGAACAGGAACTTCcttgaatatttaataaaattatccctAATTGAagttttcatttcatttgaaTTTGAGGGTTTTAAAGGAATGGAAGGGATAATGTAGTTCATCCTTTAACACTGTTTTTGGTAAGTTGGgaagaaatttttggaaaaaaattttcaaatcttatatatatatttttagatgtCATAAGTTGATGTATTTTAGTGAATTTACAattgagttattttatttttagtaatttttttttatattttaaattccaaatttaagttcaattgttaatactattatttttttttctgttaaatgagttggtgtgacattttgggataaaaaaaatatttactaggTAGTAATGTAACTAATAAATGTTGTTGTAAGAACCTAAATTtagcaaaataattttaacatagTTGGACttagaattttgaaatctgaaaagtagagggactaaattcttaaaaataaaaatacgacgactaaattctaaatttatgaagagtataaaaacttataacatattttaatatttttcttttacatttgggACCGAAATACTTATTCCGACttaatatttgtgtattttataataaatttaaataatatttttattaattaaaattgaaaccCACCAAACCAAAATATTTCTGTCACATGCAAAATGGAGGCAAAGAGCAAAAGAGAGTGATTGAGCAATGTCAAAATTTGACAAAGTACCTAAGATGACACCTAATAGGGAAATAAATTAATGAAGTGTTTGTTTAGAAGGAAATTAAACAGGCATTTTCCAACTGAATTAAACCCGTATTAGTGAAAGTCAATGcttataattatataacaaattaaTTTTCTCAACAATCACAGACGTTCCCATGTTACCTAAACCTAATTTTAGACTTTTCTCTCTAAAACAGGTCGACCATAAGGCTTAGTTAAGAATGGGAAATTAACCATGGTTGTAAATTATCATaggctataatatatatatacacatatatataatattgaaggCACTGATTGCCAAACTTTATACCAAAATAGAGCTTTGTCTCATTGGCTTTCCATTTTGCTCAATGATGGACATCGAAGAAAACTAGGAAACCCAGCAATTTGATTCCTCACCTACTGAGTGATgacccaaaaattaaattaaaataattgcttgttcccttttttttttgtattattattattgttgttaacaCAGCACATCATGTGATTgtgctaattttttaaataattttttattttataatacggaAATTTGATTACAACAGCTTAATTGCCATCAATGTTCTTCAATACTTCGACACTCCCCGCCCCCAACCAATATGTATAGCTCTAATGTTGTAAAAACGTATCGTGGTCCAATAGTTAAACTATTAATTAATTCAaccacttaaaaaataaaaaaatactagaCACAACTAATTAATTATAGaaacataaatatttattttataaattataaaaattaaattaaatatttaaactagtttaaattcaaattaagtAACTTTTAATTGAACTTTTTATTTAGTTCGCTTGATTTTTTATCGATTCAATATTCTTCCGAACAATTATTTCTCAAGTCAATCTATCGCTCTAATTCTAACAGCCATGTTTTCTTCTTGTTTCCATGTAAAATGAACAATCTCAAAGTGATACAAAACAATATATTTTCAACATCAGGTGGAAATGGACAAGGCAATACTCATTCCTATTATGTTGAGTAAGGGTGAGGTCAGTTCGGTTTCATTCGGTTTTTTTAATTGGATTGGGGTATTcggttttttcatttttcaaactaAAATTGAACCGAATGACATAAGAAATCAATTATTATTGAATCGTACTAAATCAATTCAGTTCAGGTTTCGAGTTTCCATAATGTTTTTGAGCTTTTGGACTTTTTTTAGATAAAATTGTCTTTGtatttggacttttcaactttaATTAGATAAAGttatctttattttatgtttcttgGACACTGTttgacaattttaattttttcagttaTACATAAAATctcaattaatatatttatttaaaaataaattgtaaaatctaTAATtctaaatgtttattaaaaatctaattaaactgTTATTTAATCTCTCAATCTTCAATGAACACAATCAAATGTTAAATTACTTGTATTTTATAACTCTTAATGTGTAATGATAGCAAAAAAACACCCAACTTGGaaatgtttgtaacaccccttgctcGACCCGATTGTCGAGTCCGAGTTACAAGATACCacagtaaaaaaaatgaaacagttacatacatttaaatacataatttaCATCATAATTCAAGTATttataatcaaaacatttcacaATTACTTTGTACGATCTATTACGGGTCTTAATCGAGCCTACAAAAGCTAATTTACAAACCCGAGcttgaaaaatgaccaaattacaatATTTTCAAAGTTTCCATAATAGGTATCGATGCCCCCATATAGGTACGGATATAATCTTTAGCTTTGATGTTTAGAAAAATCTTAACAAAATCACAAGTACTGATACGTACTATAAGGTACCGATACCTCTTTTACAAAGTATCGATACCCATTTCAGTATCGATGTCGTTTTACAATTCGATATTTTCagaaaattaaacaaaatcatGTGTATCAATACCCTCATTAAGTATCGATATCCTGATATGAAGTATTGATACTTTAGTCCATTATCGATACCATTTTGAGCTCAATTCGGACCTCAAGGTTTAAAATTaggttagattttattttattttatttttatttttaagatttgaggtaaaaataagattttttttatttcaattttcaatttgagttttttttcgaTTTGTTTAATAGTTTTAAAAGTTGAAGTTGCAACTCAAAAACGATTTAAGCTTTTTCGAATTAAACTTACACATATAAATAATGATTTCCAAAAATATATTTGAAcacattaaaaattgaaaatggatATTATTTCTTTGAGGACTAACGATTTTGCTCTTCtatttgtttcaatggaatccaaaataataataataataataataataataataataataaaataaattgcaacAATGAGAAAGAAAGTTTTCATGtgtcaaaatgaaaaaaataggaaaaaattaatgttttactaTGAAGGAAAATTAGGAAAGACGTGTTTTAATCTCATCcctaaatcatttttaatttaatggtttaaaaatattataaaactatcCAGATCTATATTAGTGTAAATGGATTCCTCCcctatatttatttatatccttaccataatataaaattaaaaaagtttcaCACACTTCTATAACTTTTTAttcgattaatattttaacaactcaaccattgaattttattaatatggTTATACTTatattgtatgtaaaattttgaattaatctgATACCTCtatcatattgatctaaaatattgcttatcaatatatatataacggctgaaagtttttttttacataaaacaaatagttagaaaaattcaatttattttacacTTGACATGCATTATTTGTATAaaccaaatataaaatatttggaTTGTTGAAATATTATTCGTACAAAAAGTTAcgaaaatatttagttttaaacTAATATAAATGGACCCcttcatgtatatatacatgtttgTGTGTGTGAGAACGAGAAAATCGAATATATATcaatattagaaattttatgacaCGCGTATGCGTATGAAAATCATGAATTTAGAATACAGatgtgtatttaaaaataacatacaataatgaaacatatagtttgaaactaattaattacAATAACAcaaatatgtattaaaataaaaaataaataaaaaattacaaatatcaactagaaaatcaaatatataaatatatatatttttggaagGAGTATATGATACCTTAGAGCCAAAACAATTATcaatatgatataaaaaaataaagagtaatacaatttttttttttataattgagagAGAAAAATAGGATAGCTCTCATATCATACCTATATtaaaatcactaaataaaatttaaaaacaatataataaagTAGGTATTTTGATTGGAGAAGGTTTATTAAAAGTCCGAAAACAAGTGGATGTTTCATTATTCAGGTATTTTAGTCAGAAATAGAGTTGAATACAAGTTTTGActctaaataataatataatgggAGCCCATATATTGTAGGATGCGGGAGAGGCCTCGCCATTCAGAAAGAACAGTGGACCAATAGTTCTCATATCTTTTACGTAAGGTTGCTTAGTAGGCCCATCTCGTATGTTATGACCCATGCTTTTCAGATTCTGAGGATAGGACAAATAAAAACCATTTTGCAAATCTTTATATGTCCAAAAGGACTACAACATATGGTGCAAAATGAATATGGCTTCTTACgcttttgtttgaaaatttcacCACCATGTTGGTTCTATCTtttctttatataaaaataaccaTAAATATCTAACCATTAAAATATCATGTTTTAAAAGTCATGTCTCTTTTCGAAAATACATTTTATGTTACGTTTGGAAATTATGATTTCGCTTGGTTTGGATAACAAATTAAGTATTCGAGTTAAATTTTGGatttcaaaaattcattttaaaatctaatattaattaaaaaaaaagatgagaATTCTTTTTGTTCTCCATTCTTCCACACTTCCTTTCAAACctgaataataattaattaattttacttgTAATATATAATCATCGAAGCTTGAGGTTTTCAGAATTGGACCGGTAGGCAAATCAGTCAGACCACCAATTCCTAGTTCAATCGATCCATTCggtttgattgaataaattaataagaaTATATAAAATCGATTCAACTGTCGGTTCGGCCGATTCACTACTCAATCAATTTGACCCTTTATTTCAAACTGATACCTCGATCGGTTTTCGATCTGACTTTGAAAAGAGTAACAAAACTTCATGCATTTAATTTAATACagtataaatattcaaaaaattcagTTATACCTTCAATTTTAAATCCTTGATTTCTAATTTATACCTAACTACATAAGTAAGTCCATTTATGCCCAGTACAATTGATTTAACTAGTTGATTTGATTTAGCTTTGAATATAGAGATGAAGCTtcgtgtttttttatttaatatggtataaatatttaaaagtttcatTTATACCATAATCTCcacaattttaatttataaatccCCGACTTTTAATTTACACCTAAGTAAGTCCACTTATTTAAGTACAAATCAATTCGACCATTTCAATTGCTTTGATTGGTACGATCGGTTCAGTTGGTCCAttcaattctattaaaaaaatcataaaaaaattggttgAACCTCCAAATCAATCGATGACCGATATCCTGGCTGATTCTCTGTCCGATCAACCAGTCTAGTCTGGTTCAAACAAAAATGTTCAAAATCCTCCtaaatagttaaattaaaaaaaatcaatgctTAAAATTAATTGAGATCCAAATCTAAATTTGAATTATCCAAACAATAAATTTGGATTAATTCAAAATCttgaatttcaaataatttatttctcaaaaataaattaggaataataaattcataaatcataaatttcaaagctaaaattttgaatttcaatcctCAAACATTACCTTAATTTATTCAAACtttatttcttaaatatttttcctaaaagaataaaagcaaataaaaatcaataatcgATTGTGAGCAAATCCAATATCCACAAAGATCTAAATGAAGTAAATCATTTAATATGTCAGTTAACGATGGATGCAAATTAAGTTGAGGGATCAAAGACGATGATCATATTAAAGCCTTACACTGGAGTGTTTAGTCTTCTAATTATATCTAATCAAAGACTAATTAGAGAGCATCATACCTAAGCAAAGACTTATGAACTGGGAAAAAGGTGGTTTATGTATAATGCCTTACACTGGAGTGTTTAGTCTTCTAATTATATCCAATCAAAGACTAATTAGAGAGCATCAAACCTAAGCAAAGACTTATGAACCGGTCCACATAAATTAAAACATGTTTCAAACcgatttaaaaataataactagttttatataaatatatatatatattttatgttagcttttaataatattattaattacatAGCTAAGACAATATAAAAAAAGAGTTGGCAACTTTACAACTTTACCTACATTcataaattaatttcataaaatgggtattttattttatttttatatttaacaaaGCTTTGACATTATTGAttaaaatgagtatttttttattaatttaatcatccGTTATaattacttgtatatatatattgatttgtctctaaaattttgataaatatttatatttatcttgtaaatgtattttatttatttgtagaggcaacactttgaaaatattttaaaaaaagagagcTGCTGGCTtatcttaataaaaatttaaccaaGTTCACCGACACATTTAAGTTTTTAGTTTGCGTCTTGGGTGTGCCACTTTTgtctgatttttatttttatttatcaagtAAAAGAACCTGTAAAAAAcaatggtggtggtggtggtgtccAACGTTGCCTTCCAAAATTACTACCTAACTCTGCCTAAATTGTCTGTTGTGGGGACGAGTATCCATAAGTTCGATATTTCCTCGATCAATTGAAAATACTTGTCAATATCATTGGTTAATATTTTttctgaaagaaaaaaaaaaacccattaaaTGGTCGAAATAGTTGGAATTTAGTTCAAACCCTAATCACAGAAATGTCAAAAATCATAATTCTATAGTGGACCGGGtgtctattaaaataaaaaacaaataatattcTGGAATATAATGATGATACTTGGGATCTGGTTTATTAATTTTCTAAAGCAGTCAAGCAATCCATGTGAAACAGTTGAGCCAAATATACCCCCAACAACAATTCTCCCTCTATCACTGAAAAGTGTCTTAGACCAAGCTC
The genomic region above belongs to Gossypium hirsutum isolate 1008001.06 chromosome D05, Gossypium_hirsutum_v2.1, whole genome shotgun sequence and contains:
- the LOC107906101 gene encoding NDR1/HIN1-like protein 13 — translated: MADRIYPKQATNGTAAATNPSFPATKAQQYGASRPVYRPQPERHRYRRSCCSCCLWTTIAILVLILIAAVASAILYVLYRPHRPTFTVSSLKISALNVTSASKLITNINLNVTAKNPNKKVVYSYNPITVALVTDDDIAIGEGSFGSFVHGTKNTTLLKAAITSSNQELDDASAAKLKKALKSKKGLPLKIKLDTKVEAKMGALKTPKVGIRVVCEGIKATGPKAKSATTASTSNAKCKVDLRLKIWKWTF